The following coding sequences are from one Apodemus sylvaticus chromosome X, mApoSyl1.1, whole genome shotgun sequence window:
- the Ccdc120 gene encoding LOW QUALITY PROTEIN: coiled-coil domain-containing protein 120 (The sequence of the model RefSeq protein was modified relative to this genomic sequence to represent the inferred CDS: inserted 1 base in 1 codon), translated as MGREPRYXGQEAPDIDTDSARGSQALSSHQPQGPNRARMEVKGQLISSPTFNAPAALFGEAAPQVKSDRLRGLLDRQRALQEALSLKLQELRKVCLQEAELTGQLPPECPLEPGERPQLVRRRPPTARVYPPPHSNPVQHSLCPAEELALEALEREVSVQQQIAAAARRLALAPDLNGEQRRRRRQVQVDALRRLHELEEQLRDFRARLGLPVLQPLPLSAGALVNAQGVCLGTRLAQLSQEDVVLHSESSSLSESGASHETEEPHSCFPLTERPSPPKAWDQFRAVSGGSPERRAPWKPPPSDIYGDLKSRRNSVASPTSPTRSLPRSASSFEGRSVPATPVLTRGSGPRLCKPEGLHSRQWSGSQDSQMAFPRPDPASDRASLFAARTRRSNSSEALLVDRAAAGGAGSPPAPLAPPAAGPPVCKSSEVLYERPQPVPSFSSRTTGPPDPPRAARPSSAAPASRGPPRLPPVCGDFLLDYPLDRGLPRGWGELLPAPEVPGPLSRRDGLLAMLPGPPPIYAADGSSPVLRSKDPNTRAIRSKPCGLPPEAVEGLEVHPNPLLWMPPPTRIPPAGERGGHKNLALEGLRDWYIRNSGLAVGPQRRPMIPHVGPTHTPFLHARCYEVGQSLYGPPSQAPLPHSRSFTAPPVSGRYGGAFIDG; from the exons ATGGGAAGGGAACCAAGGT CAGGCCAAGAGGCTCCAGACATTGACACAGACTCTGCGAGGGGAAgccag GCTTTATCCAGCCATCAGCCACAAGGTCCAAACCGTGCAAGGATGGAAGTCAAAGGTCAGCTGATCAGCTCTCCTACCTTCAATGCCCCAG CTGCCCTATTTGGAGAGGCCGCCCCACAGGTGAAGTCGGACCGGCTTCGAGGGCTGCTTGACCGCCAGCGGGCCTTGCAAGAGGCCCTGAGCCTGAAACTTCAAGAGCTTAGGAAAGTGTGCCTGCAGGAGGCG GAGCTAACTGGTCAGCTGCCCCCTGAGTGCCCACTGGAGCCTGGTGAACGACCTCAGTTGGTACGCCGGAGGCCGCCCACAGCACGTGTCTACCCTCCACCACACTCCAATCCAGTGCAGCACTCCTTGTGCCCTGCTGAG GAATTGGCTCTTGAGGCCCTGGAACGAGAGGTGTCAGTGCAGCAGCAGATCGCAGCTGCTGCCCGCCGTCTGGCCCTGGCCCCTGACCTCAACGGAGAACAGAGGCGGCGCAGGCGCCAGGTCCAGGTTGATGCACTTCGAAGGCTGCATGAGCTAGAGGAGCAGCTCAGGGACTTCCGGGCCCGCCTTGGCCTCCCGGTGCTCCAACCACTGCCACTGTCTGCGGGAGCACTAGTCAATGCCCAGGGTGTCTGCCTGGGTACACGGCTCGCTCAGCTCAGCCAAG AGGATGTAGTTCTGCACTCGGAGAGCAGCTCCCTCTCAGAGTCAGGGGCCAGCCATGAGACCG AGGAGCCTCATAGCTGTTTCCCTCTAACGGAGCGCCCATCACCACCAAAAGCCTGGGACCAGTTTCGGGCAGTATCTGGGGGGAGCCCCGAGCGACGTGCCCCATGGAAACCTCCACCATCAGATATTTACGGGGACCTAAAGAGCCGGCGCAACTCTGTGGCCAGCCCCACCAG CCCCACACGCTCGCTGCCCAGGAGTGCCTCCAGTTTTGAGGGGCGAAGTGTGCCTGCCACCCCTGTCCTCACCCGGGGCAGTGGCCCCCGGCTCTGCAA ACCCGAAGGCCTCCATTCTCGCCAGTGGTCCGGTAGTCAGGACTCCCAGATGGCCTTTCCTCGGCCTGACCCTGCTTCGGATCGGGCCTCCCTCTTCGCAGCTCGTACCCGCCGCAGCAATAGCTCTGAGGCCCTGCTGGTGGACCGCGCGGCTGCTGGGGGAGCTGGATCTCCACCTGCTCCGCTGGCTCCCCCTGCTGCTGGTCCCCCAGTTTGCAAGAGCAGTGAGGTGCTGTACGAGCGTCCCCAACcagtcccttccttctcttcccgtACCACCGGCCCCCCAGACCCTCCTCGGGCTGCCAGGCCGAGCTCAGCTGCCCCCGCATCCCGTGGGCCCCCCCGGCTCCCACCGGTGTGTGGAGACTTCCTCTTGGACTATCCGTTGGACCGAGGCTTGCCCCGCGGTTGGGGGGAGCTGCTGCCTGCTCCTGAAGTCCCAGGACCCCTTTCCCGCAGAGATGGGCTCCTGGCCATGCTCCCAGGTCCTCCGCCCATATATGCGGCTGATGGCAGCAGCCCCGTCCTCCGCAGCAAGGACCCCAACACCCGTGCCATCCGTTCCAAGCCCTGTGGCTTGCCCCCAGAAGCTGTGGAGGGTCTGGAAGTGCATCCCAACCCATTACTCTGGATGCCCCCGCCCACTCGGATACCTCCAGCTGGTGAGCGAGGTGGCCACAAGAACCTTGCCCTGGAGGGGCTGCGGGACTGGTACATCCGGAACTCGGGACTGGCCGTTGGTCCCCAGCGCCGGCCAATGATCCCGCACGTGGGGCCAACACACACCCCGTTCCTCCATGCCCGCTGCTATGAGGTGGGccagtctctgtatggccctcCCAGCCAGGCACCGCTCCCGCACTCCAGGAGTTTTACAGCGCCCCCTGTCTCTGGCAGGTATGGGGGTGCTTTTATTGATGGGTAG
- the Praf2 gene encoding PRA1 family protein 2 encodes MSEVRLPPLRALDDFILGSARLAAPDPGDPQRWCHRVINNLLYYQTNYLLCFGISLSLAGYIRPLHTLLSALVVVVALAVLVWAAESHAAVRRCRRSHPAACLAAVLTISLFILWAVGGAFTFLLCITAPVFLILLHASLRLRNLKNKIENKIESIGLKRTPMGLLLEALGQEQEAGS; translated from the exons ATGTCGGAGGTGCGGCTGCCACCGCTGCGCGCCCTAGACGACTTTATCCTGGGGTCTGCGCGTCTGGCGGCTCCTGATCCAGGCGATCCACAGCGATGGTGTCACCGCGTCATCAACAACCTCCTCTACTACCAAACCAATTACCTTCTCTGCTTTGGCATCAGTCTCTCTCTGGCCgg GTACATTCGTCCACTGCACACCCTCCTGAGCGCACTGGTAGTGGTGGTGGCCCTCGCGGTGCTGGTGTGGGCTGCTGAAAGCCATGCAGCTGTGCGCCGCTGCCGTCGCAGCCACCCTGCTGCCTGCCTGGCTGCAGTGCTTACCATTAGCCTCTTCATTCTCTGGGCCGTGGGCGGCGCTTTCACCTTCCTGCTCTGCATCACAGCGCCTGTGTTTT TGATCCTGCTGCATGCTTCACTGCGCCTGAGAAACCTTAAAAACAAGATTGAGAACAAGATTGAGAGCATCGGTCTAAAGCGGACACCAATGGGACTGCTTCTAGAGGCACTGggacaggagcaggaagctggatCCTAG
- the Wdr45 gene encoding WD repeat domain phosphoinositide-interacting protein 4 isoform X1, which produces MAQQTLRGVTSLHFNQDQSCFCCAMETGVRIYNVEPLMEKGHLDHEQVGSVGLVEMLHRSNLLALVGGGSSPKFSEISVLIWDDAREGKDSKDKLVLEFTFTKPVLAVRMRHDKIVIVLRNRIYVYSFPDNPRKLFEFDTRDNPKGEKTQMCSSVHSETQPCPGLSFTCPSPLHPHNLGLCDLCPSLEKQLLVFPGHKCGSLQLVDLASTKPGTSSAPFTINAHQSDVACVSLNQPGTVVASASQKGTLIRLFDTQSKEKLVELRRGTDPATLYCINFSHDSSFLCASSDKGTVHIFALKDTRLNRRSALARVGKVGPMIGQYVDSQWSLASFTVPAESACICAFGRNTSKNVNSVIAICVDGTFHKYVFTPDGNCNREAFDVYLDICDDDDF; this is translated from the exons ATGGCTCAGCAGACACTTCGAGGAGTGACCAGCCTACATTTCAACCAAGACCAAA GCTGCTTTTGCTGTGCCATGGAGACAGGCGTACGGATCTACAATGTAGAGCCCCTGATGGAGAAGGGGCATCTTG ACCACGAGCAGGTGGGCAGCGTGGGCCTGGTAGAGATGCTGCACCGATCCAACCTGCTGGCCCTGGTGGGCGGGGGCAGCAGCCCCAAGTTCTCAGAGATCTCAG TGCTGATCTGGGACGATGCCCGAGAAGGCAAGGACTCCAAGGACAAACTGGTGCTGGAGTTCACCTTCACCAAGCCAGTGCTGGCTGTGCGCATGCGCCATGACAA GATTGTGATTGTGCTGAGGAACCGCATCTATGTGTACTCCTTCCCTGACAATCCTCGAAAGCTGTTTGAGTTTGACACTCGGGACAACCCCAAGGGTGAGAAGACCCAGATGTGCAG CTCTGTCCATTCTGAGACTCAGCCTTGCCCCGGCCTCTCCTTCACCTGCCCATCCCCACTTCATCCTCACAACTTAGGGCTGTGTGACCTCTGCCCAAGCCTGGAGAAGCAGCTGCTTGTGTTTCCTGGACACAAGTGTGGAAGTCTGCAACTTGTG gaTCTGGCAAGCACAAAGCCTGGTACTTCGTCAGCTCCATTCACTATCAATGCACATCAGAGTGATGTGGCCTGTGTGTCCCTGAACCAGCCAGGCACTGTAGTGGCATCAGCCTCCCAGAAGGGTACCCTTATTCGTCTTTTTGATACCCAGTCCAAGGAAAAGCTGGTAGAGCTTCGAAGAGGCACTGACCCTGCCACCTTGTACTG CATTAACTTCAGCCACgactcctccttcctctgtgctTCCAGTGACAAGGGCACTGTCCATATCTTTGCTCTTAAAGACACCCGCCTTAACCGCCGCTCTGC GCTGGCTCGTGTGGGCAAAGTGGGACCTATGATTGGGCAGTACGTGGACTCTCAGTGGAGCCTGGCCAGCTTCACGGTGCCTGCTGAGTCAGCGTGCATCTGCGCCTTCGGTCGAAATACTTCCAAGAATGTCAATTCTGTAATTG CCATCTGCGTAGATGGGACCTTCCACAAATATGTCTTCACTCCTGATGGAAACTGCAACAGAGAGGCCTTCGACGTGTACCTTGACATCTGTGATGACGATGACTTTTAA
- the Wdr45 gene encoding WD repeat domain phosphoinositide-interacting protein 4 isoform X3 gives MAQQTLRGVTSLHFNQDQSCFCCAMETGVRIYNVEPLMEKGHLVLIWDDAREGKDSKDKLVLEFTFTKPVLAVRMRHDKIVIVLRNRIYVYSFPDNPRKLFEFDTRDNPKGEKTQMCSSVHSETQPCPGLSFTCPSPLHPHNLGLCDLCPSLEKQLLVFPGHKCGSLQLVDLASTKPGTSSAPFTINAHQSDVACVSLNQPGTVVASASQKGTLIRLFDTQSKEKLVELRRGTDPATLYCINFSHDSSFLCASSDKGTVHIFALKDTRLNRRSALARVGKVGPMIGQYVDSQWSLASFTVPAESACICAFGRNTSKNVNSVIAICVDGTFHKYVFTPDGNCNREAFDVYLDICDDDDF, from the exons ATGGCTCAGCAGACACTTCGAGGAGTGACCAGCCTACATTTCAACCAAGACCAAA GCTGCTTTTGCTGTGCCATGGAGACAGGCGTACGGATCTACAATGTAGAGCCCCTGATGGAGAAGGGGCATCTTG TGCTGATCTGGGACGATGCCCGAGAAGGCAAGGACTCCAAGGACAAACTGGTGCTGGAGTTCACCTTCACCAAGCCAGTGCTGGCTGTGCGCATGCGCCATGACAA GATTGTGATTGTGCTGAGGAACCGCATCTATGTGTACTCCTTCCCTGACAATCCTCGAAAGCTGTTTGAGTTTGACACTCGGGACAACCCCAAGGGTGAGAAGACCCAGATGTGCAG CTCTGTCCATTCTGAGACTCAGCCTTGCCCCGGCCTCTCCTTCACCTGCCCATCCCCACTTCATCCTCACAACTTAGGGCTGTGTGACCTCTGCCCAAGCCTGGAGAAGCAGCTGCTTGTGTTTCCTGGACACAAGTGTGGAAGTCTGCAACTTGTG gaTCTGGCAAGCACAAAGCCTGGTACTTCGTCAGCTCCATTCACTATCAATGCACATCAGAGTGATGTGGCCTGTGTGTCCCTGAACCAGCCAGGCACTGTAGTGGCATCAGCCTCCCAGAAGGGTACCCTTATTCGTCTTTTTGATACCCAGTCCAAGGAAAAGCTGGTAGAGCTTCGAAGAGGCACTGACCCTGCCACCTTGTACTG CATTAACTTCAGCCACgactcctccttcctctgtgctTCCAGTGACAAGGGCACTGTCCATATCTTTGCTCTTAAAGACACCCGCCTTAACCGCCGCTCTGC GCTGGCTCGTGTGGGCAAAGTGGGACCTATGATTGGGCAGTACGTGGACTCTCAGTGGAGCCTGGCCAGCTTCACGGTGCCTGCTGAGTCAGCGTGCATCTGCGCCTTCGGTCGAAATACTTCCAAGAATGTCAATTCTGTAATTG CCATCTGCGTAGATGGGACCTTCCACAAATATGTCTTCACTCCTGATGGAAACTGCAACAGAGAGGCCTTCGACGTGTACCTTGACATCTGTGATGACGATGACTTTTAA
- the Wdr45 gene encoding WD repeat domain phosphoinositide-interacting protein 4 isoform X2 — MAQQTLRGVTSLHFNQDQSCFCCAMETGVRIYNVEPLMEKGHLDHEQVGSVGLVEMLHRSNLLALVGGGSSPKFSEISVLIWDDAREGKDSKDKLVLEFTFTKPVLAVRMRHDKIVIVLRNRIYVYSFPDNPRKLFEFDTRDNPKGLCDLCPSLEKQLLVFPGHKCGSLQLVDLASTKPGTSSAPFTINAHQSDVACVSLNQPGTVVASASQKGTLIRLFDTQSKEKLVELRRGTDPATLYCINFSHDSSFLCASSDKGTVHIFALKDTRLNRRSALARVGKVGPMIGQYVDSQWSLASFTVPAESACICAFGRNTSKNVNSVIAICVDGTFHKYVFTPDGNCNREAFDVYLDICDDDDF; from the exons ATGGCTCAGCAGACACTTCGAGGAGTGACCAGCCTACATTTCAACCAAGACCAAA GCTGCTTTTGCTGTGCCATGGAGACAGGCGTACGGATCTACAATGTAGAGCCCCTGATGGAGAAGGGGCATCTTG ACCACGAGCAGGTGGGCAGCGTGGGCCTGGTAGAGATGCTGCACCGATCCAACCTGCTGGCCCTGGTGGGCGGGGGCAGCAGCCCCAAGTTCTCAGAGATCTCAG TGCTGATCTGGGACGATGCCCGAGAAGGCAAGGACTCCAAGGACAAACTGGTGCTGGAGTTCACCTTCACCAAGCCAGTGCTGGCTGTGCGCATGCGCCATGACAA GATTGTGATTGTGCTGAGGAACCGCATCTATGTGTACTCCTTCCCTGACAATCCTCGAAAGCTGTTTGAGTTTGACACTCGGGACAACCCCAAGG GGCTGTGTGACCTCTGCCCAAGCCTGGAGAAGCAGCTGCTTGTGTTTCCTGGACACAAGTGTGGAAGTCTGCAACTTGTG gaTCTGGCAAGCACAAAGCCTGGTACTTCGTCAGCTCCATTCACTATCAATGCACATCAGAGTGATGTGGCCTGTGTGTCCCTGAACCAGCCAGGCACTGTAGTGGCATCAGCCTCCCAGAAGGGTACCCTTATTCGTCTTTTTGATACCCAGTCCAAGGAAAAGCTGGTAGAGCTTCGAAGAGGCACTGACCCTGCCACCTTGTACTG CATTAACTTCAGCCACgactcctccttcctctgtgctTCCAGTGACAAGGGCACTGTCCATATCTTTGCTCTTAAAGACACCCGCCTTAACCGCCGCTCTGC GCTGGCTCGTGTGGGCAAAGTGGGACCTATGATTGGGCAGTACGTGGACTCTCAGTGGAGCCTGGCCAGCTTCACGGTGCCTGCTGAGTCAGCGTGCATCTGCGCCTTCGGTCGAAATACTTCCAAGAATGTCAATTCTGTAATTG CCATCTGCGTAGATGGGACCTTCCACAAATATGTCTTCACTCCTGATGGAAACTGCAACAGAGAGGCCTTCGACGTGTACCTTGACATCTGTGATGACGATGACTTTTAA